The following proteins are encoded in a genomic region of Pan troglodytes isolate AG18354 chromosome 2, NHGRI_mPanTro3-v2.0_pri, whole genome shotgun sequence:
- the LOC100612442 gene encoding LOW QUALITY PROTEIN: protein SET-like (The sequence of the model RefSeq protein was modified relative to this genomic sequence to represent the inferred CDS: inserted 2 bases in 1 codon) produces the protein MAPKRQSPLPPQKKKPRPPPALGPEETSASAGLPKKGEKEQQEAIEHIDEVQNETDRLNEQASEEILKVEQKYNKLRQPFFQKRSELIAKIPNFWVTTFVNHPQVSALLGEEDEEALHYLTRVEVTEFEDIKSGYRIDFYFDENPYFENKVISKEFHLNESGDPSSKSTEIKWKSGKDLTKRSSQXQNKVSRKRQHEEPESFFTWFTDHSDAGADELGEVIKDDIWPNPLQYYLVPDMDDDEGEGEEDDDDDDEEEEGLEDIDEEADEDEGEEDEDDDEGEEGEEDGGEDD, from the exons ATGGCCCCTAAACGCCAGTCTCCACTCCCGCCTCAAAAGAAGAAACCAAGACCACCTCCTGCTCTGGGACCGGAAGAGACATCGGCCTCTGCAGGCTTGccgaagaagggagaaaaagaacagCAAGAAGCAATTGAACACATTGATGAAGTACAAAATGAAACAGACAGACTTAATGAACAAGCCAGTGAGGAGATTTTGAAAGTAGAACAGAAATATAACAAACTCCGCCAACCATTTTTTCAGAAGAGGTCAGAATTGATCGCCAAAATCCCAAATTTTTGGGTAACAACATTTGTCAACCATCCACAGGTGTCTGCACTGCTTGGGGAGGAAGACGAAGAGGCACTGCATTATTTGACCAGAGTTGAAGTGACAGAATTTGAAGATATTAAATCAGGTTAcagaatagatttttattttgatgaaaatccttactttgaaaataaagttatCTCCAAAGAATTTCATCTGAATGAGAGTGGTGATCCATCTTCGAAGTCCACCGAAATCAAATGGAAATCTGGAAAGGATTTGACGAAACGTTCAAGTCA ACAGAATAAAGTCAGCAGGAAGAGGCAGCATGAGGAACCAGAGAGCTTCTTTACCTGGTTTACTGACCATTCTGATGCAGGTGCTGATGAGTTAGGAGAGGTCATCAAAGATGATATCTGGCCAAACCCATTACAGTACTACTTGGTTCCCGATATGGATGATgatgaaggagaaggagaagaagatgatgatgatgatgatgaagaggaggaaggatTAGAAGATATTGATGAAGAAGCGGATGAGGATGAAggtgaagaagatgaagatgatgatgaaggggaggaaggagaggaggatggAGGAGAAGATGACTAA